In bacterium, a genomic segment contains:
- a CDS encoding endonuclease III, whose translation QRQIRELFQQQKGIGVKTISVTLMFACGHDVFPVDTHVHRLCGRLGLVPAEASAEKTFTLMAPRIPNGKGYSFHVNMIRLGREICQARKPACPQCPLKKKCPSAQRPPSK comes from the coding sequence TCAGCGGCAGATCCGCGAACTGTTTCAGCAACAAAAGGGCATTGGCGTAAAAACCATCAGCGTCACGCTCATGTTCGCCTGCGGTCATGATGTTTTTCCCGTGGACACGCATGTGCATCGGCTCTGCGGAAGATTGGGGCTGGTTCCCGCCGAGGCGAGCGCGGAAAAAACTTTTACTCTCATGGCGCCGCGCATCCCCAACGGCAAAGGCTATTCTTTCCATGTCAATATGATCCGTTTGGGACGGGAGATCTGCCAGGCGCGTAAGCCCGCGTGCCCCCAGTGTCCGTTGAAGAAAAAATGTCCGTCTGCGCAGAGACCGCCATCAAAATAA